The window tgcgtgtgcgtagaattttttttgttttccatgcaacgtttcccaacaataTGATCCTAGCGTGTGGACTCGAAAGTTCGAAGGCGCAACTATAGATCAATTGAGACACTCTCAAGTGATTGGTTCACTcgtgtactccctccttccatgtatatagggcctaatgcagTTTTCAAGATTGCCTTTGACTAGTGATAAGATTAACAATATATGAGATGTATAAtatgaaaattatatcattagaAGCTCCTTTCACGTATGAATTTGATGGTGTGCTTTGTGTAACTTCCATGTCATATACTTTTGCTCTAACATCTAGTCAAAGTTAGCCTCCAAacacgcattaggccctatatacatggaaggagggagtacctaGCTTGTGTTACTCGGCCAGACATCTCATTTGTTGTGTgcaaactgagccggtttgtCTCCAATCCAGGAGATGTGCATTGACATGCCGTTGGGTGAGTCATGCATTATTTGCAAGGTACTATGAACTATGGAATTCACTATACTGGGTTCCCGATGGTACTTGAGGCTTTATAGTGATTTGAATTGgatatctgatgctgatgagatgaaacACACGAGTGGATATCTTTTGTCAAAGAGTTGGCCCTCTCCGAGCCACGGTCCATCGCTCATCTCGCGCCCGGTgcagcaggaccgagctcgtctcgcgcccggggCTGCAGGACGGGTCGATGGAGGCCAGTTTAGGCCAGCCTATTGGGTCTCAACGCTGGGGGCCGCCCAGGGGTGCGAAAGGCGGGGCCTTACCGCTTGTATCTTTGGTTGGGCTAGCGGCAAGTCTCGAGTGAGGTGGTGCCAAGGTCTTGGATGCCGGGGTGGCGGCCCTGGTGGTGGTAGTGCGATGCTCATGGGCAGAGACGTGGATCGATGCTGCCCGGTGGCCATGGCCATGTGGGCAGCGTGGTCGCCGGGGTGTGGCGTTCGATGGCGGTGAGTGTTGGCCGGGGTGAAAACTTGTTCCATCTTCGGACGGACCGGCGGCGACGAAGCTCGTTCCCTTCTTTggatcgggcggtggcggcgcacCCGTGTAGTATCCTTCTTGAAGGTGCCGCCTTGAAGCCCACAGTTCGTCGTATGCGGCTTCATCTCTTTGCGGTGGTGTGTTTATGGTTGAATCATCCGGTTGCTCTTGTAGTGTTACGAGTGGTGTTACTGCGCTCAGCGCCTCTCTATCCTACCTTGGGTGTGCGCATGTGTTGTGGTGGTATGCGTTTGTATCGGTTTGTTGATGatcgttgctttatatataaagtggGGCGAAAACTTTTTTAGGCAAAATGACGTGCTCAGAGTTCTGCGCAAGGAGCTTGGACATTTCCAGGAAATACGACGGCTGGATGCTGATTTGGTCTGAAGCAGCCTCCCAAGTCACCAAACAGATCGACAACAACTTCGACAAGCATCGCACCTATGGCGTGTCTTCTTTTGCAAAATGGCCATTTGTCATAGTGATCTTACCTCGCTTCTATGGCGTCTCAAACTTTGTTTGCTCTTTTGTAATATTAGCTTTAATAAACATTGTGGATTTGCAGATCTATATATGTACTGTGCTTTGATCGACCATTGCTGAATGTTGGTCCCGCGCTTAATGCGTTTGTTTATACAGCAAACAAATGCTTCCTCCATCTCACAATATATATAGTGCGTATTTGATCCTTTTAAAGTTAAATTTTAATCAAATTTATTGATAAAGGTGGCTGAACGGAGAAACGACATTGATGGTTCCTTCCAAAAAATGTAGATCCAGCCTTCAAGATTGGTCTGGAGTTCCACAATAAAGGTGGCTATAGTTTGGGAAATGGATGGTCTCCTTATAACATTAGTTTAGACATTCTCACAATTATTTTTCCCCCAAAAAGGAGGATATTTTCACAAGCCAGAGTCAACCATCGCAGTTTGAAATGCACTTCACAGATAACTGTGGGTTCCTACGAATCACGCCAACAAACTGACGAATGTTAGCCTCTGACACACCTCCCAAACCTTAGTTCAGAGATAAAGGTTGGTCGTTCAGAGAAATTTAGTGCGATGAACAGACACTCGAGAGCTGTGGCTGGGATGTCGCCAGGTGCCACGGTGGTATTAAGATCAATGCTGGCGAGCTCGACGGCTGCAACATCAGGGAAGCCCTACTTAGAAACAGTGGAGTCCGCATAAGCAGCAGCAAATGGGCCGGGATGCTGAACTACTGCCAGTTCAGCTTACCGTGCAGTATTTTCTTTACTGGAAGGCCTCGCACAGGGAAAATTGTCATTTTGGTGTTTACTTTTGGCCTGAAAATTTTCCCTTCTTATTGCATTCTCTAGTgcttaaataaaataaaatatataaTGTGCATAAAACCCAAAACAGCTATTAAAatcatagtagatgaacagaaaTAGCAGGGATATAAAGCAGTACCTGAACATACAAAAGCACATGGCCACAACTCTCTTCAGTTCCATCTTGTCTCCAGATTTCGGGACTAGATCATCAGCACCATCACCAggatcaggctctttgtgatacATCCACAAGCATGGCATCCTGGTATGGCTTCACCTTGGCATTCTGGTATGGCATCACCTTAGCATTCAGGTTCAATTTCTATGCCTTGCACAATACATCCCTCTTTCGTAGACGTAACAACTCTATCATGGGAACTCTTGGAGTTCTCCCGGCGATGCATTCAAAGATGCTGATAAGCAGCAGCCCTCCAACAACAGAGGCACTTGCTAGTGAGCTTGTGACCAATAACGGCATCAGGTGTCCGGTTCCCGAACAAATTCATCTTCATGGGAATCAAAGATTTTGTGGCCCCTGACTTATTAAGAGCAAAAAAGTTAACATCATGGTCAGAGTGCACCATATGTGCCTGAAATATATAAAAAAAATGGAATGAGTGAATACATAACAGCCCATAATTACACACCCAAAGATGATCAGCACAAGAAATTTCTGTTCTATGAGAAACGAAACAAATGACCTTGCAAGTTAATGAAGTAGAGTAAATTTAGTGATACTTCATATTTCAAGTCATCAGTTCTTGGAAAAAGGGATATCCTCTCCCATATTCTATATGAATAACGAGACACACAATATATTCATATAAACCAGAATTGGCTGCATAGGAAAAAAACACCTACATATTCTACTGGTGTCATTTCAATCATGATTCTCACTCGCCACCTACGTTGAAAAAACCCAAGAAACTGCACAAAGAAGAGGTAAACATGCTGCGTGAAGATTGTTAACTTGTTCATGATCATGATTATACTACTAAGGTCACAGGAAAGCATTTGCATTATTTTCAGAGTCTCCAAAGGTTCTCAGCTGGCACCCCACAAAGGGCAAGCGCAACATTGAAATCCAAGATGCCATGATTGGCTTGGCCAGGATCATACAAATCACACACAAATCGAGAAATAACAGGCCGATGTAGTCTCTAGATCAAATCCACCCACAACTTTCAGATCTGACATCTTCCTACTCGCAGAACTGCAGAAACTGCTGAAGTTTGATTTGGTACAGTTTGAAAACAATTATTTAAACCATAGTTGGCTTCTTGCCTAAGCATGCTAGTACTAACCTATTCTGCTGCAATTACAAATTCTGAAGTTCCCATCCTTGCTCTGAAAAGAGCAAATCATACACATATTTATATCTCTGCCATATCTTGCTtaccatatactccctccgtcccataatataagagcgtgttttacactagtgtagtgtaaaaaacgctcttatattttgGGTCGGAGGGAGTATAGATAATTGCACACCTAAATAAGAGACAGCTAATTAGCAACTGCAAGCTTGCCTTCCTTTATTCCTTTCTCTCCACATTACAACTTTTAAGAAAATTGCTGAAATTAACAAAGACTAGTACTATGTTCAGTACAAGTATTATATTGCATTGAAGTTGCAACACCAGATTATTCCGTTATAGCTGCAAGCAGTCTTGGCATTGGGGGCACATCAATCTCCTGTAGACCCTCGAGAACCCGGACTACTTCACCCATGGTCGGCCGATCCAACTCATTATCTTGGATGCACCAACATGCAACTTTGCAAATCCTTTCAGCCTCTTCCAAGTTGAAGTCACCATGTAACCGTGGATCCACCAAACTCTTCAAATCTCCACTGTGAAGCTTGCTTATGGCTTGCACAGGGAAGTATTCAATATTCTGGTTACTGTTGCTGCTGCTGGTGTTGTACGATGTTTCAGGTGAGGAATTCCTCCTTCCTGATATGATTTCCAATAGCACCATGCCGAATCCGTAAACATCGACTTTCGGTGTGATCGCCACTCCAGTAAGCCACTCTGGGGCAAGATAACCCACAGTTCCTCTGACTGAAGTCAGAATTCGGCTGAAATCCCTTCCCACAAACGCTGCCAACCCAAAGTCTGCAACTTTAGGAACAAATGATGCATCCAGAAGTATGTTCTCTGGCTTAATATCGCAGTGTATGATGCACTCACGACAACCCTGATGCAAGTAGCACAATCCTCTAGCAACTCCTAGGGATATCTGACATCTGATGTTCCAATTCAGGACAACAACATTTGCATTGCTCTTCTTAAATAGATGACTATCAAGAGACCCATTTAACATGTGTTCATACACAAGTAATCTGTGATCACCTTCGCAGCAGAAACCAATCAATTTGACTAGGTTTATGTGTTGGATCAGTCCAATTGAGCTCACCTCGGCCCTGAATTGCTTCTCTCCTTGACGGGCACCATCGAGCCTTTTCACTGCTATAGTAGTCATTGAGTCACTTAACACCCCCTTGTATACAGAACCAAAACCACCTCCTCCAAGCTTTTCTGAGAAGCTTTTAGTAGCACGAACCAAGTGAGTGTATCTGAAGGCTATGATTCCACCAGCACTACCTGGATTGTCGTATATAGGCAAACCACACCACTTGAATTTGTACCTCCAAATCAGTAACAACAGCATGACCATTATtaacccaaaaccaataatactTACAATGGTAACAACTCCTGCCTTTGGTTTTCTTTCGTTTTTTCTGGAACCTGGTAGCAAATCTTTGGCAGCAAGGCGAAGATAAAGAACATCTTCAGAATTATTATCAATGCCATCATTAAGATTTACACTAAACAATTCCCCATGCCAGACAGAGCATCTGCTATTGCTATAGGAATAGGCAGTGCAGGAGCAGGAACCAAGACATGCTTCTTCACATTTACTTTTAGTAGCAACATCTACAATTTGCGGGTTGTAGGGCAGTGCAACTTGAGCAATGGGGTGGAATATGTCTGTTGAATTTGTCATGTTTTTGTTGTTACCACTAGTGCTGCAATGTAACGGTGTGTTTCTGATGCATCCTCCTGTTCGATCCTCAAACTCCAAATCCTGCGGTGACTTCTGGGAGAAGCTCTCCATACAGTCACATGATGGATGTGCAATGCCGTTGCAGACCGTGAAAGGTCCGCAAGTAGCAGGCGGAGTGCAGGGATCGGCAGGCTCGGAATATATGCTTTGCCAAGACTGGCTGGCTTGTGACCAAACATTCACCTTTATCTGACCAGAGATGTCTAGTGAGACAAACACAGAAGACGATGATTCATCCGGCGAAGTGTACATGTAGTACTCCTCTTGGTCGTTGTCAACATATGCTGGGTTAATCAAACCTTTTGTCCGGGGATCCAAATCTAACGTGGTCTTGATTAATTGCACAAGATTCAACGATGATGTTCTGGAGGATGCCCAATGCCAGTACACTACCGAGGGGTTGCGATGCTTGAGGACGATCCCGGTGCTGTCTAGTTCAATGCTGTATGACCCTAGACCCAGATCAATGAGGCTTTTCTTTGATATGTACTGACGAATGAAACCGGGGACCTTGTTCCGGCCTAACTTGGCACCAGGAAGCGCAACATCTGTTGGGTAGTCAAAGCTCTGCCACAACATGTCTTGGCTATTTGCGAGTAGGGCAAGGTTACCACTGTTCAAGAGAACAACGGCTATAGAGGCGGTGGTGTTTATGCTACTAGTTTTCCTATTGACAATGTGAGTGGACCAAACAATGGATTCAGTTTTGGCGGCATGGTTTATGATGACAAGATTGTCATCGCTTGAGATCTTGAGCTGTGTCAGGTTGAGATTGGGGTGGGTGATGGGCTCCTCTCTATTAGCAACCCACACGGTAGTGAAAACGGGGATCTTATTGAACCATATGCCAAGGTACCAGCTGGAGCTGGGGGAGGTGGCATTGCGGGACGACTTACTGATGCTGCTTGCTGCTGGCTGGAAGAAGCCAAGGGCGAACTTGCCGTTTCTTGAGACGAGCTTGTCACCAACGCCGAGCGCTTGGCCTGCCGTGAGAGTGTCTTCAGTGGCAGCTGCAGAGGAGCACCAAGGAGCAGTGTGCAAGAGGAGAAGCCCGAGTAGTATGTAGAGGGGAGGCATGCTGAAGAAGTGTGAATAATTTAGACAAGAAGAGTAGGTGCATATATAGAATGGAAGGCCAAGTGTTCAGCAGACTGAAGCTGACGGGGAAGTCAAGTAAGTTCACATTGGGACAGAATAAGCATAAATACACAACAGTGGTACCATAAATACAAAACTGTGGTACCATAAATACAAGGCTGTACTACCATAATTGCAAGGCAGGACATTCAATGGACCATGGTCAGGTCAATCACGAGGCTTTCACCAAGCTTACTATTCACCAACCTTTGTATTAATATTAACCCAAACCAGAAAAGGTACCTCACATATTAGAGGGGAGGGCTATCTTTGAATAGAACTTTTCAAAACACTTTTACTAACCAACCAACAAAATATTTTCTTCAATGCATAGTCGAACACTACAAATGCAAATTCAAGGCATATCAACACAGAAGATCAACAAAAGCCCCCTCCCCAGAAaagtactactccctccgatccatattacttgttgctcaaatggatgtatctagatgtatttcattgctagatacatccatttgagcgacaagtaatatggatcagagggagtacCACAAAAATACGATAATGTTGTAAGCTAAAGTCGGTACTGAAATTTCAACTTATGCCTAGACAAGCTTTGAAACCGTCCCTATCTAGCAGAATAGGACCATACTTTCAGTGGACCATAGCTTATCTACGAGGACTTTCAGTGGACCATACTTACCATTCATCAACCCTCATGGCAATGGCTTCAATGAGCATGGCGGGCTGGCAGAATAGGGGAAATGGCAACACACAGAACAGTAGCGCTCTGTTTTTGAGGGAGAAAAATCATCAATATAATGCTAGATGTAGTTTGGCAATGTCGGCAAATCCTACATAAGTAACAGCAAGGGAGCTTCCTTCTATATCTCATCCAGTCCATTGCTACAACTGGAAGTATATATGTCAAGAACCCTCATGGCATGCTGCTTATCAGTCAGTGGTCACTGGTCAGCCAACAACGCAATCGCTTGAACGACCATGGTATTAGCCTAAACCAGAAAGAAAAAacacctcacttgtatgagggtTATATTCTACAAATACAAATTCCACGTATATACAGAAGCTCCTTAGAAAGACAAACAAAAGTATGACCACAGAAATAAAACAAATGCTGTGAGCTGCAGTTGGCAAACTTAAAACACATATGTGCTACAGAAGCTTCAGGGTGATCTACAGCTTCATCGATTTCAAGTCGCTTTCTCTAGTTCAACCCCTGTTAGACTGGTTGCTTCATCCTTTTGTTTGAGCCCCTTGTTTAAaccttctttttttattttattttttgcctaAGGACATGTAAATCATGTACACCTTTTTTTATCTATAAAAAATCACACTCCAGGGGTTTCCCCTGTGGTATTTCAGtcaagaaaaggaaaaggaacGGTGGTAGTAGTGGCAATATCAGAGTGCCAGGCCCACCTCTTCAGGACTGAATTTAACTTATACCTACACAAGCAATGGCACCATCCTAGGTTCTTGGACCATGCTCCAACCCAGACATAAGATTCATCAAGCCCTCTCATTAGATCACATGCCTACTGTGAAGAGTCAAATCTTCCCCTCGGTGAACATGTAAGTGCGAAAGGTTAATCTACAGAAGGTCAGAAAGAAAGCACCTAACAGGCAAAATTTTCTTTTATAGCATTGCCAAGTTCAGGATAAAGGAAATACAGCATACATCGATATATCTAAAAGCAGAGCATCTAGAGAACAGGCTGCTCCTCTATTGTCAGAACAGGAAATATGGCAACAAATAGAACAGCAAGGAATAAACGATCTTTTTTCAAGATGAGTTGGACCTGCAATAGTTGGGAAAATACAATTTTGTACAGCGTGTgggaagagaagagaagagaagagagagCTCACCACCACCAGCCAACCATTTCTCAGCTTGTAGAACCAGAGGTAGAAAGACCGTCGTACAGCAAATAATATGCTAATGGAAAAGAGAGCTCCATTTCCATGCCTGCGGCAATAGCGAGGAACTTCTAACAGCACATGTCAACTACAGAAAGAAATACTCCTGTTAGAAATTGACCAGGATTAGGAGTAGCATTCTTCAAGATTCAACTAGTTGACCAAGATTCAGACTTATGCAGTAGTATGACCGTATGAAACTATGAGTTGACCAAGATTCAACTAGTCTGATGTGGTATATGAGACGAGAGGAGGGGCTAACCGAACCTGCGGAGGAGAAAGTGGTCGTTGAGGCGCTCGAGCTTGCCGGCGTCGAAGCGGACGGCTGGTCGTGGTCGTCGTAGAGGTGAGGCCCGCGTCACTCCCCATTCGCCCTGCCAAGCTCTACGGCCGCCTGCAGACCGAACATTGCTCGCTGGCATACtctctccggccgccgccgccgccgccgccgccgcggcgagGCTGGGAGGCGACGGCGGAGGGGtcggaggagagagagagagagaagaacgGGGCGTTTCATGAATGGGCCGGCATTGAGAGGGCCTGCTGGGCTGGGCCTTCTGTGGGCAATCACACTGACTGTGTGTAATATGGAGACATCGACGCACTACTCACATGCTAAAAAATTATTCTCTCATCTTTCAAAAAATAAATTTAAATGTTTAAAAAATATATGAATAAATTTTTCACAGCACATGTATCTATAATATCTAAAAAATTCAAATCCAAACTCAAGATACGAATGCAGAATTTTTTCTAGGGACCGTAGACACACGTTGTGAACGTTAAAAACATCATAATTTTTTGATTTCTTTTAAGTTGGGAGCTTGGGAGCTGTGACGCctccgattcaatcgtacactaatcatacacgtaaacgtgtacgatcaagatcagggactcacgggaaaatatcacaacacaactctaaaataaaaataagtcatacaagcatcataatacaagccaggggcctcgagggctcgaatacaagtgctcgattatagacaagtcagcggaagcaacaagaTCTGAGTACAGAcctaagttaaacaagttgccataaaatggctagcacaaactgagatacagatcgaaagaggcgcaggcctcctgcctgggatcctcctaaactactcctggtcgtccgcgtcctgaacgtagtagtaggaaccctcggtgtagtaggggtcgtcgtcgacggtggcggctggctcctgggctccaacacctggttgcgacatccgagaaaaaaaggaaaagggggagcaaaacAACcgcgagtactcatccaaagtactcgcaagcaaggatctacactacatatgcatgggtatctgtgtaaaggggcaatattggcggactgaactgcagaatgatagaataagagggggatagctagtcctgtcgaagactacgcttctggcagcctccatcttgcagcatgtagaagagagtagatggtaagttcatcaaatatcatcggatagcataatcctacccggcgatcctctcctcgtcgccctgtgagagaacgatcaccgggttgtatctggcacttggaagggtgtgttttattaagtatccggttctagttgtcataaggtcaaggtacaactccgggtcgtccttttaccgagggacgcggctattcgaatcgataaacttccctgcaggggtgcaccacattacccaacacgctcgattcctctggccggacacactttcctgggtcattgccctgcctcggaagatcaacacatcgcagccctacctaggcacaacagagaggtcagcacgccggtctaaatcctatgcgcgcaggggtctgggcccatcgcccattgcacacctgcacgttgcgaacgcggccggaagcagacctagcccccttaatacaagcgcaggctcacggtccaatctggcgcgtgccgctcagtcgctgacgtcaagaaggcttcggctgataccacgacgtcagtgcccataactgttcccgcgtagttggttagtatGTATAGGTCAGTCGCCAGAaccagatcaaataccaagatctcgttaaacgtgttaattgatgtaaccgcagacgccgaccagggccaggcccacctctctcctaggtggtctcaacctgccctgtcgctccgccacaaagtaacagtcgggggtcGTCGGGAACCCAGACCCACCACTACCTGGATGGaaccacctgccccttcagcccccacatcgaagtcacttgcgggtactctacgagccgacccgactttagtcaccacctgtatagtatgtatgtatgtatttatATACCCGtggatcacctcccgagtgatcacggcccgatagtatagcatggcagacagacaagGATGTAGGGCCACGGATGAAGTACTAGCAACCTATACTaggcatgtaggattgcaggtaaaggtatcaacaattgtagcaacaatgacaggctatgcagcagaatgggattaaccgaaagcagtaacatgctacactactctaatgcaagcagtagagagaaggaataggcgatatcaggtgatcagggggggagggggcttgcctggaagctcagccgagaaagaggggtcgtcaacaccgtagtcgtactgggtagcagcggcgtcggtctcggtgtctaacgagagaagagggggaagaaacaataaatataatgcaaacatatgcatgacgacgcatgacaagacaatgagcggtgctaggtgtgccctaacgcagtgctacacgataccgaggaagggggaacccatccgggaaagttttcccggttccggactaATGTTGAACAAGTGACCAGAGAGGGAATGTTCCAGGTTCGGATAGTTAGAGGTATCCGACGGTTATGTGGGTAGTGTATGGTGGTTCGACtcatcgttctaagcaactttcatgtacaaagcaTTTTCATCCTAGCTACGTATTATTTTacattaatttttaaagttttaatcaatttctaaattattattattgaataaattcaaaaatagcattactgcctcagcatgatgtcagcatgacgtcagcagtcaacagaggtgttgactgggccaaactgacgtgtgggtccgcatgtcattgactgagATTAACTAAACaggttaattagtttaattagtgattaggttaatctaattaggattaattaagttaataattttttacttattattatttttaaaattcTTTTTTATGTTTTCGTTCTGGGCGCATGGGGCCCAAATGGCAGGGGGCCATCTGGCCTAGCGGGCGCCCGAC is drawn from Aegilops tauschii subsp. strangulata cultivar AL8/78 chromosome 1, Aet v6.0, whole genome shotgun sequence and contains these coding sequences:
- the LOC120964234 gene encoding G-type lectin S-receptor-like serine/threonine-protein kinase At2g19130 codes for the protein MVGWWCMPPLYILLGLLLLHTAPWCSSAAATEDTLTAGQALGVGDKLVSRNGKFALGFFQPAASSISKSSRNATSPSSSWYLGIWFNKIPVFTTVWVANREEPITHPNLNLTQLKISSDDNLVIINHAAKTESIVWSTHIVNRKTSSINTTASIAVVLLNSGNLALLANSQDMLWQSFDYPTDVALPGAKLGRNKVPGFIRQYISKKSLIDLGLGSYSIELDSTGIVLKHRNPSVVYWHWASSRTSSLNLVQLIKTTLDLDPRTKGLINPAYVDNDQEEYYMYTSPDESSSSVFVSLDISGQIKVNVWSQASQSWQSIYSEPADPCTPPATCGPFTVCNGIAHPSCDCMESFSQKSPQDLEFEDRTGGCIRNTPLHCSTSGNNKNMTNSTDIFHPIAQVALPYNPQIVDVATKSKCEEACLGSCSCTAYSYSNSRCSVWHGELFSVNLNDGIDNNSEDVLYLRLAAKDLLPGSRKNERKPKAGVVTIVSIIGFGLIMVMLLLLIWRYKFKWCGLPIYDNPGSAGGIIAFRYTHLVRATKSFSEKLGGGGFGSVYKGVLSDSMTTIAVKRLDGARQGEKQFRAEVSSIGLIQHINLVKLIGFCCEGDHRLLVYEHMLNGSLDSHLFKKSNANVVVLNWNIRCQISLGVARGLCYLHQGCRECIIHCDIKPENILLDASFVPKVADFGLAAFVGRDFSRILTSVRGTVGYLAPEWLTGVAITPKVDVYGFGMVLLEIISGRRNSSPETSYNTSSSNSNQNIEYFPVQAISKLHSGDLKSLVDPRLHGDFNLEEAERICKVACWCIQDNELDRPTMGEVVRVLEGLQEIDVPPMPRLLAAITE